TATTATAAAACAATATTAGCACTTCTAAAAGAAATCTaacacttagtactacggtctagcgGTATTTCTCATAActggtaagtgagaggtcttaggttcgattattgccagaagcaaatttgaaccacattattgctagctcattgttaGACTTAGATCACTACTTgcccttaatatagataatatcgtttgttcaaaaagaaaaataaacctAAGCAAAAATTAACATAGATGAGAAGCCAAATATTTTCCATGAGAAATTAATCCGTTCTCAGTCGAGTAGATAGACGTAAGATCACCATTTATTGTGTACTTGCTGTTGCAGTCTTGGGAGGCGTATCAAAGCAGAAGATTTCCTCTACATCTCTATTGGACCCGGTTTCCAAGTCTAGGCTACAGCACAGAGTAGCAACAAAATTTAAAGGCCAAGCTCAGGATGGGCTCAAGTCCATTCTAAGGGTCCACTATATTTGACACCTAAGCTTGGTCACTATTCATTACTTCTGACCCCACACACTAAACACGTATTTATCAATCGGGTCGATTGTGTATTCAAATATACATCAACGACTGAAAGTTACTTATGTTCGCATTGCTAGTTCATGCAAAGCATAATTCAATTTATTGTGGCTGTGTTGTGCACAGCACAATGTGGCTATTTTGATACTAAGAGTTAGAGAGTAATGTTAAGGATGTGTTGAAACATCTCGTATCGATTATATTTTAAggaaaataatagtttaaatattCTAACTTCACACCTAATGGATTGTGCAGACATAATTATTAAGTTGGAGATAATATCAGTATTGTTGAAAATTGAGCTTTGGCCATGTCATATATGAGTGAAAATATAGTTAATTTTCAAATacataatattaataaatataaaataaatacatgtaTAATAATACTAGTGTATTAATACCATGAGTATTGTTAGGAAAACCATATATTTATACCACATTGGTGTACCATCACATGTGAGATGAATATAATCaatatctaataaattaattaattgatgtGCCATGTACACATAACTTGCAACATCAAATGATACATAAATGTGGACGGAAAGTTACCAACATAGATATAATGAGGAGCTTAATACTTTGATTAATAATATACGCTAGTACCAAAAGTGGGTGGTTTTATTCTTTGACAACATTGATTAAGGAGGACTTTAATCCAAAGTATCAATTATCAAAAGTCAGAGTTGGTCTTGGAGTTGGATGGAAAGGGCAAGTAGGAGCCCAAACCTCACTAAGTTGATAAAATAATGAAAGAGAAGCCATCCCTTTCTTCAAGTGTGAAAAGGTTTGATCACTAAGcaaagcctctctctctctctctctctctctctctctctctctctcctgtttTTTACAAACCCCACCATCATATGTCTCCAACCTCCAACAtaattcaccaacaaaaacaaaaaccaaaccaactccacccaaaaaacaaaagtcTACTCTTTTCATCTTATCCCCCACCCTCTTTCCTCCTTTTGTGTTTCTTCTATTTCCCTTCTCTCTGTTTTTCCTTCCCAAAACTCAAAAGTGAGAAGAGAAAGAACATATGTGGCAAGCTCAGGCCTGCAAGTCTTCTTATGGAGAATCCATCAAAGCTCTTGAAGCTGATATCCAACATGCCAATACCTTGTGAGTCTCTGTTTTCTCTAaaaatcttcttcttttttgttggtGTTTATTTCTTTATGATCAAGTTTGGTTCTTGATTGGTGATCAATCAAAACTGTGGATAATCCATGTGCATTTTCCTTTTCTGAGTAGTTTGTTCTGTTGGGTGGTTAATTTAACTGAATTGTGGTTGTTGGGTGGTGTTTGTCATTTGAGAGAGAAGGTCAAGTTTGCTGCTTAATTTTCCTTTTGGCATTTAAGTTTAACACTGTTTCCTTAAGGCTGTTTTTTAGGTGAGAAACTCTCCAGCTTTATATACATTACTGCTTTTATGTTGCCAATTTACACCCAGATGAGGTTCAAATAtattttgatctttttttttcattggttTTTGAGATGGGATTTTTGCAGGGCAGCTGCTCTTCCTGGAGATTATGATGGGAACTGTATCCAAATGAGATTGTCTTATAGCCCCTTTGCACCTTTCTTCCTGTATCTCATTGAATGGATGGATTGTCGTTGCACTGATATACTTCCCAATTATTTAGGCCTTCACCACGTCCTTGTATACAAGGTGGGCTGCTCTCGGTTTCATGCTTTATTTGTTATATTTCGTGGTAGCCTTGCCTCCTGCAGAAAGAAAATCTTTTGTCGCCTAAAGACCGAAATTAAGCTTATGATATTGTACAGGATGGAATGCCTTCGTTGTCCTCCAAAGAACAGGTCGCCACTTTAAGGGAATTTTATGGTATGCTATTCTCTTGTTTGCTTCTTATTAAAAACATACTCGAAAATTTTGTTTCGACATCTCAGTGCATTTTGCTGGAAATCATTGCAGCTGTAATATACCCTTATCTTAGACAACTCGAAGGTGAATTTAACGAACTggaagataataataataagagaAGCCGATGCACAGATGTTTTGGGCAGAAAGAGGATGGAAGACCGGAGGAAGCATTCGGATAAAGATCTAGAGAGAGATGATGAATGTGGGATATGCATGGAAAACTGTACAAAAATGGTGTTGCCCAACTGTGGACATTCCATGTGCATCACCTGCTTCCACGATTGGTATGATCAATTTCCATTTTCACTTGTTCACTTATTAACgaaaactgaaaatcattttacTTACCTGTGAGGTGATGATAGCCTgtggaaaatatatatattctgtAATGTGCCTGAATTGCAGGAATGCAAGATCGAAATCCTGCCCTTTTTGCCGCGGCAGCCTAAAGAGAGTTAGCtccagagatttgtgggttctCACTAGCATCGGCGATGTTATTGATGCAGTAACCCTTGCGAAGGAGAACCTAAGACGTTTCTATCTTTATATTGAAAATCTACCTGTTGTTGTGCCGGCAACACCTATTGTGGTATATGATTACATGCTCTGACTCACAAAGGAAGAATGAAGTTGCAAGTACACAGATTACTCGTTACCTCAATGTATATATAGTTTAATATAGGGAAGTTCTATGTAAACTGCCATGGTGAGTTGACGAGCTGTCTCATGGTAGCTGTATATAGTCAACTAAAATACCGAATGCCTGTTTTCAGACGATAAGCAGGTAGCTTTGGAGAATCTTGAGCTGCATCTGGCAGCATCCTGCCCGTCTCCAATGACCAAGACACCTGCAAGTCTCTGGCGGAAGCACCAGATATTCAAAGATTAATATGTATAAGAGGTAAGCTTGGCATTCAACTCAGCTTTTTGAAAACTGAGTGTTGGAATGGAAGGCAATTCATGGTCTCTGCTCATTACTTGATGATCtcttataaaataatgaaaaagttCACAAAAgaattattttgttaagaatgTAATGTCACGATGGaacttcattttaatgaaatttcATTATATACGAGTTTTAAGTCTCCGGTGCATTAGAGATGGCGTTAGTAGAATCATAGGTTTTACTTTGAATAAGATTAACCTTGAGGGAGTTGGTTATGTGgccaggattttttttttaaaaagcaaCGATCCTGAGCTTGATTGTGCTCCAATCCAGCTCCAGAAGCCGCCACCAGCAGATTTTCCCCGCTGAGCATCGGTAAGTGTAGGACTGAAGATTGCCTATACCGTGAAGATAGCCGAATGCTCGAAGAGGGGATACCCTTGTGCCAGAACAAACGCATATCATACCCTCAACAGGAAGCAAACTACTATGCCTTCATTTTAAATCATGCTGTTTAACTTCACTGGATGGCTTGAATTACCTTGAACTGCATCCTTAAGAGACCTGGTTGAGTAACTTCTGGCACAGCTAAACCAAGTTTGTTTTATGTAGTTGTTGGCATGCAATATTCCTATCACAGTGATCTGcccaacaaaattaaaaaggaaaactcatggtgaaaaaaaaaatcagtataGTAAAATTGTGCTAAGGCCACAAAGTTTTAATCATCGTAAATACACGAGTAGAAGTTAATATTAGTGAATTGGTAATAATACATGACAATTAGACAATGAATGCCCATTTATCAAAATGTCTCATCATTTAGGTTGAGCTTCTGAACCTTTGGGTCCAAAAATCCATCAAACCCATTGCTAACGCATCACGTGGTGCCTACACACAGGTTTagacatacaacaacaacaatcataaaatcttatcccactaagtagAATCAGCTGTATAAATTCTACTCGGATATTCTCATTCTTAATCCTATTTCTTCTCGTGTACCCATACATCCAATGAAGCATTATCATCTTCACTACACTCATTTTTTGCATATATTGCTTTTAGACAACCTAACATTCTTTATTGTCGACAAGTTTAGAcatatgaaaaaaatttgaGCAAGTCAGCCGAAATTTGAATAGTTAGACACTTTCACATGAACACGATCCCATCTGTATTCGAAAAAGGCATACCATACTATTTTGCGAGAGTAACTTGACCAAATCCTACCGAACTTTTTTTCCAAACATATTCTCAGAGTGGTTGCTCATTGTATTCAGCACCAccaggaaaactaatgaaaatggtttgaaaactttgagttttaactataagaacaaaataaagggtaaagtgaattgtaccaggattgactttttagtataaaaatgtgatttttcattaaagtgaaaaGTACCAAGacattttcgttaaagttctcttcaGCACCACAACAACAGTTAAAGGGGGgagtaaaaacaaaataaaagattaaatgGGTAAAGAATAGGGGAAGCATCATAGGAGAGCATAAGGGGCAGAGTCATATTCTTTTAActtttaaataaacaaataaaaaggcACTCCACTGATAAGAAGTTGCAAATGGGATTCATCCTCCCAATTTGTTAGTCACCAATCATGCTCACCCtctctttaattaatttattgtaGAATTTCTAAGTGGGCATTTCCTTTTAGAGCCATTGAGTTTTTATCTCTTCAAAGTCCTTTTCTACCTCCCACTCTCCCAAAAGTATGCGTTTAGAGGCTTTATAAATCCTCAAAGTTTTTGAGAGTTGTAGGAGAAAAATATTGAGGGTTAATGGCTCACCCACTAGTTAATGAGGTTCAAACATGTATTTAGGCTGGTGAGTCATCACGATAGTGGTTTTTTGAAGGTTAAAATGCTTTTGTGAGTCTTTCCGGTCTTTGAAAGAATGGATTGTCGTGACAAAGCCATCAACTAGTCCAATTTttaaactgtaaaaaaaaatgtatttaggCTCACTCCACATGGCAATTATTTGCATTTTGGATATGTCACATCTCAGCCCCGgctcccaccacatcccgggctcgactctacTGTAGCATGATAtagtccgctttgggccccgaccacgctctcacggttttgtttctgggaactcacacgagaactttccaatgggtcacccatcttgggaatgctctccccagaactcacttaacttcggagttcctacggaacccaaagccagtgagctcccaaaagacctcgtgctaggtagagacgagaatgtacatataaggcttacatgatcctcacccctcggcaatgtgggatcttacatgaTACACAAAGTGGAGGAAGACTTACTTACAATGAGAATATCTCTGACACTGCGACTATATTTTAAACAAAGCATGCACTGTTgtgtaataaaattaaaaatgcaTGATAATGTATGACTGACTTGAGATATTGTTGTAGTGTCATTCATTATAAGTATAACAATAATGCATGATTAACTTGGAAGACTGCTATAATGATATAAATCGCCGTTTGTTATTTGTATGCATgataaatgctaaggagactctcttaaAAGTATGACTCTGTCACCTCATATTTTTGGCACAAAATTTTCTAATGTTAGCATGATTACTGACATTAAAGTGTGAGGTGACAGAAAATCCATAAAAAGTCTCACTTTAAGataatctccttagcatttctcttgtaTATGTACATGTGTCTCTTTCACAAAGTGTGCGAGGAAATCTTGTTCTTGCTGGTCAAGAAACCTAATTAAGTGATCATTGGCACAACTAAAACCATTCTTTTAAATGGAGTTTCAGAAAAGATGCCACTTTGTTTTGCACCAATGTGGAGCAAATGGCACTATCCTAGCTTCAGTATTTTTCTGCTTAGGTCATCGTGGCCTCAATTAACGATGATGATTAGCCTCCCTTAATCTTAAATATTTCAAAAAATCTGCAAACTCTGCcaataattttttcttaatcAGAATCCTCTTATGTCACTGACTGTATGTCATCCATCTAGAGGCCTCGTTAGCTATTGGAGTGAATAGAAAATAGTTTAAGGACTAATTCTTTTGTTAAAAGTTTGATGTTCCCTCGAGATTAGCATCATGCAAGTCGTTACTTAATTGTGATGTTAAACTTAATAGCAACGTTAGGTaaactaatattttaaattaaatttgtaatatatgatgtgtcattaataagaaataaacacgttaatcaacatttaagcaATAATCTGATCATCAACAATCAAGacatataatttacaaaatttaatttaaaaagttaatCTCACTAGCATTACCCTAAACTTAACGAGGGTTAGAATCTCTCTAATTTCAGGTTTAAAATATGACAAGAAACAAAGACTGAAAACCACGCGCTAATGAGATGGAGACAAAATACACTGTGTAAGCTGATGGCTAATGTCACTATAAAATGTAAACAAACAAGGATGTTTTTGTCCTTCTCTTATTGATTTTTAGTTCTTTAAACACTTATGGGTCCATTAATACTAGTGAAAAATCATAGCAACAGACATTCTTACCTGTAAGGGGGGAGACATAATCAAATTACGTAATGAGTAAGTAAGTCAGATGATACATGAGATAGATAAATGAAGATATATATCGACTATTACACTCAagtttttctctaaaagaagaTACTAAGGTCTTGGCCGCGACTGATTTTCGGATCGCACAATGTGCCATGGTGCCATGCATGCATTTGCCCAAAAAAATTGACTTTACCCTAAGTACTTAAAGATACTTTAATTATATGCATTATTTGTTTAGCAATGACattaaacaagtaaattaagaaAAGGGGTTTCCCATATGCTTCCATTTCCACTGAACGATTTGGATAATGTGTAATCAGACTGGTCTAAAGAACATGCATGCCTTACAAACATTGGTTGAAAGAATTAAAAGGTCAAATTTTGTGAGTTTGGTACCAATTGGGTTTCAGCTGTCTTAAAGTTCATATGGTCTTGGCATTTTGTCCAACCACTACAAAAAAATGCTTCAGACAACTTTTCATCTTTGTCTCTCAAATGCATTCCACCTGTCCTCAAAACCTTGTTTTGTTTATCCAACATGAGGTGCATTTTAGCTCACCGCCCTTAAGAGGTTGTATTATTCTCCATTCTACTTATAATCGTTTgattagtttaaattttgagatttattttaatttactaCACAGAtcttgaaatttaaacttatctaataataataaatagagTGGTGAATCTCATCATAAAGGCGAGCAAAAATATTCCCATCCAACATGCATGAATTCATATTTTTGACCAAAAGCAACAAAAACATTACTCCAAATTGTTCTATCACCTTCCTCTCATGGTCTACAAGAATAAACAATAGCTTTTTTTGCCCAACAAAGAGGGAGGCTttgccttttattttctttctttcggcCTTGAATACACAATAAACTATTATTGCAAAAGGATCTTAGGTGAAGAGTAAATAAAGGAGTCCTTACACGTAAGATAAATCTGATAAAATCACACTTTAGTATGCGGTTATAATATTTCGTGACTTTAAATGCATCGAAATATATATTAAATGAAATCAATAAAGGAACaagatttgtttttttaaatctcACTCGTGCATTTCACTATAACGTGATATTGAAGATATTAGTCTGTGATTTGTGTTTGAAATTGATGCATTAAGCTACCTATGTGTTCTTTACAAGATGCCCTTGTTCATTCAATCATTCTTTCACAAAGCATATTCACTCCCACCTTTAGATTCTACTTCTTTTATCTGGTTAACCCAAGATTCTACCCccaatttttcataattattaacATGCTTTGATCTTTCCCATATATTCTTTTTGGATACCAATGGTAAGACTTGTTTATCTTTTATTCCTTTTAATCATATAACCCAAGCATATATTTTTaaccatattaaaaaaatacaactGTAGAGACTAAGCAAACAATTGACGATTGATGAAGTATACTTAATTGCTTAGTGTCCTTCGATTTTATATGATTAAAACTTTGTCACGTGTTCTATTGAAAAACACTAAATGAAAAATAGATAATATATAAACCACAGTACCTGTTTAATGTTCCTCGAATTCTATTGATAATTAAAagtttataattaattttattttgattaaaaaatttagCAACTCATTCTATTTGCACATTTCTCTAAATATATTTTTTGCCAACCCAAGAAAAAAATGATTAGAAGCTAACGTGAACCACAGTGACTGTTAAGCCATCCGGCGCCAAATATTCGTtggttcctctctctctctctctctctctctctctaaaaagcaTTGccataaaatccaaagaaagccattttttaaatttggagACACTCTTAAGCTATATAGTCTCATTCGAGCTGTAAGTCCCCACTCTGCCCCCTTCCCACTTCAATCTTaactcttccttcttcctttaaCTTTTTCCCAATGGAGAGTAGCTTCTCTTCTCCCCGGAACGATTCGTTTCCGGCTGGCCTCCGGGTCCTCGTCGTCGACGACGATCCCACTTGGCTTAAGATCTTAGAAAAGATGCTCAAGAAGTGCTCCTACGAAGGTTAGTTCACGCTATCTCAGTTTTGTCACTGTTCCCCTATTTCAATCATTCTTTAAAGTTCCAATTTTTACACTTTTTTTcctctactttttttttctggaaattcATGGTATTTCCGAATGTTTTTGGCGTTTTTGAGATGGGTTTCTTTAGTTGTGGTTTAGTTTTGGTGGGTTCTTACTTATCAGTGAAATTTCGATCTTATTTGGTAATTTGAACAACTGGGTTTGTTAAAAGCAAGGATTTTTAATCTCCCCAGAAGCAGCAATTTAGTTGTCGAATTTTCGATTTAAGTAAATGGATTAGCAGAATGATCAGGGTTTAGTTGAGATTGAGTATTTGATTGTCTTTACAGGCTGCTAGGCAGGAGGATAATGTGATCACTGTGCAATTGGGAACAAAGTGTACTGTTTCCTTTATTagttagtttaattaaataCTAATTATTTATTATTCTATCGAATATAAGTGCGTAAAGTTGATCGATTTCAAACAACTGGAGTGTTCTTTGGTGCCTCTGGTAGTGGACTTGCATAATTATTACTCTGATCTCTGTATGGACAACTTGCTGCAGTTAAATACTGTCCAAATCTTGCTGTCATGCTTGGATTTCTGGGTTTAAGTGCCATGTAGTGCATTTTCCTTTCGATATTTGTTTCAACTACGCTAATCAAAGACCCATTCTAGCAATCTCTTTGTCTTTGTAATACCTTAACATACTTTATGATCCTTGCTCaatcaaattttttgtggtactTCATATGTGGAACTGAAGCAGTCTTACAGTCACTGCTCAAGATGCATAGCTTTACAGTAGTTACTTTGATTATGTTGGGGGAGATTCTTATGCATGATTACTTATACATGATCTAAACAAGATAGAGAAGGCTTCCATTCACAATGCAGTCCTTAAAAACACCCACTCGTTTAGAAATTAAATTCCGTCTGtgttacagtttttttttttccgactgTTAGACAGGATGCTTTGATCAGTTTGAAAATATAATCAGCTTTTCAATGATAACAGCATCaaatttttcattatttctgaTGGAATTTTCCTCCCTCTTTTGTCTGTGTTTCAGTGACTACCTGTGGTTTGGCAACAGAAGCTTTATGCTTGCTTcgtgaaaagaaaaatggatATGACATTGTAATCAGTGATGTGAACATGCCCGACATGGATGGTTTTAAGCTTCTCGAGCATGTAGGACTTGAGATGGATCTTCCAGTTATTAGTCAGTACTCCGCCATTGACCAAGAAAGCGTtgtcttcaaaagcaaaatgtCTGTCACCACTTAATTTCTGACTTATCATATCCATTTTACTTGTGCAGTGATGTCTGTTGATGGAGAAACGAGTAGGGTTATGAAAGGAGTTCAACATGGAGCGTGTGATTATCTTCTTAAGCCGATAAGAATGAAAGAACTACGTAATATATGGCAGCATGTCTTTAGAAGGAAGATACATGAGATAAAAGACATTGAGAGTCATGAAAGCCTCGAAGGTATTCAGCTTATAAGAAGTGGATCAGATCAGTATGATGAGGGATACTTTCTTAGTTCAGATGACCTCACTTCATcgagaaaaagaaaggatgtcGATAACAAATATGATGACAAAGACTTTGCTGATTGTTCATCTACAAAAAAAGCTAGAGTTGTTTGGTCTGTAGATCTTCATCAGAAATTTGTAAAAGCAGTACATCAGATTGGATTTGACAGTAAGTAAATTCCTTGCTTATAAAGCTAGGTTTTTGGATCAGCATCATGAACCATAAGTCTGAATACATTTTGTGCTGCTTTTCAATGATATCGCCACCAACTTTATTATATTTCTACAGAGCGATGATGTGTAATGTCTGTTTGGCAGAAGTTGGTCCGAAGAAAATACTAGACCTGATGAACGTGCCTTGGTTGACAAGAGAAAATGTTGCTAGCCACTTGCAGGTAAATACCTCACTGTTTAGTTTTCCTGATAACATCTGAAACACTTACCTAGTAGGATTTGTACACCGCAATACTCTCATTATGGTAACTTGGTACCCAGAATACCTTGCGATTGATAATTTCCTTatgcaataatatgcatatatatatgtatataatatgtagacacacacacacacacaagtaTAGTGACAACACACATTGCTCCCATTTCTTTGATCTCAGTCTGATTTTCAAACTTAAAATACGTATGAAGAAAGTAGTAGATAGCTATTTGAAATTAGTAGATCACTATCTTCTTATCACTAAAGTAATGAAACTCAGTCTCTCTTGTAACAAAAGGGGTAATAAAAGCTAAAGTGTAATACATAGTATGGTTACATTGCATGCTTATTCTCACTGAGAAAGTTCCTGTGCAGAAGTACCGGCTCTACTTGGGTAGGCTGCAAAAAGAAAATGACCTTACATCTTCTTTTGGTGGGATGAAGCGTTCCAATTCTCCCTCAAAAGATGCTCAAGGAAGTTTTGGCCTTCAGAACTCGATCAGCATTCAACAAAATGATCTTGCACATGGCAGCTTCAGAGTTTCTGGCAATAACTTAATTGCTCAGTGTGTGGATCCGAAGAGCCACGAGGGTGATGCAAAGGGGATTGTTTCAGAGCCTGTAGCAGAAATTAAGAAAGGTTCGAACGGAAATATTCCTGATTCTCAAAAGACCAGGAGTTTACAGATGGTGGACTTCAATAATTCTTGTGTAGAACCCAAAAACGGTGTGATTGGAAATGTTCCTGATTCGCAGAAGATCAGGATTTCACCACTGGACTTCAATAATTCTTATGCAGAAACCAAAAAAGGTTTGAATGGCAATATTCCTGATTCTCAGAAGATTAGGACTCCGCAGGTGCGCCCCAGTCATTCATTTACATCAGTAGAATCTGAAGTAAACTTCACAGAATTTGAATCCACTATCCGGACAAAGTATTCTTGGAACGAAATTCAATTGAAAAAAGAGCAGAAGCCACTTATTCAGTTGAACAGTGGATTCAACAAGCCACCACTGTCCGGTCCACACAACCATTTCCAAGTTGATCGACTACAATCAATTCCTTCCATTAGTCCAAGACCTTCTATCGTGGAGGGAGATGTAACTGGCCCTGCTAAGAGTAAGCCTTCGTACTCTGAGTACATAAATAATCAGGGTAGCCAAGTAAGTCCAACAATAAGCACGGCAGACTCCTTTCCTGATCAAATCAAGAGCTGTGTTGTAAACCATCAAGTTTCTGAGACCATTTCCAGTAGTACATCAAACATGAAGAACCAGGGCTTCAACTTGAGTAGCGTTACTGATTTGGAATCCGCCCAAAGGAGCCTAATCGTGGGAAGTGCATCACCTTTTGCTTCTTTGGATGACGACTTTCAAATTTGTTGGTTTCAAGGTGATTGCTATGGCATGAATCTCGGACTTCAAAACATAGAGTTCCCGGAGTACAATGATCCTGCACTTATTTCTGAAGTTCCTGCTCACTTGTACGATGCACTGAGATTTGATTATCCATGTGACGTGACCCATCAGAATATTCTGTCATAGATCAAGGTCTATTCATATCGTGATATGCCCCTGCGCCGGCACTCTTCTTCTGCGCAATTCAACGAAGAATGATCTATAGCTTTTTCCGTTTTGGTAAGCCAACATAAGTTGAGTATCCCAACTTAACGAATCTGGATATTATATCTCTGACCGGTTTGGATTTGAATGTCGAAATGTTTACAATATGAGTGATGCAAAACCCTAGCATAATAAGCTTTCTTGTTTAAATTTGATGAGATGTGCACTAGATTTCTTGTATCTTTGCCAGAATGGTTTTCTTGTCGAGTCTGTACCTCCGCATAAAACTCATCGTTCACTCCTCACAAGTTATGAAACGAAAAACATATGAAACTAACAACTGAgtcaaaaataaaccctacaAAAATGAAAGATAAACCCTACAAAATTTCACTTCTAACTGAAAGACAGAATGCCCCCCCTTCCCCGAAAGGAAACCAATCCATCCTCGCATACTTATTTTCTtaccccatatttcttattacAGAAAGTAGTTGCAGCCCTTCTGGGCAGTAGCCGgccttttccctttcttttcgaTCAGAGGGTGTCAACCGGCTGAGTCAATCAATCTCCATGCATATTCCTGCGCTAGACACCCTCAACTCTGGATATTGGGAGGAGCATTCTCGCGagcattctttgaaagagaaggcaccgttcgATTTGTGCTCACATTATATTTTTGTGTGACATACTTGGAGCTGTGAGAATTGACCGATGGTCGAGAGCTTGAGTCCAGAACCTTGCTGACAGTAGAGTGTCTCCCAAGTTTTGGTGACCGAGACTGTATATGTCCGCCGTTAATAAAAGAAGATACAT
The nucleotide sequence above comes from Malus sylvestris chromosome 16, drMalSylv7.2, whole genome shotgun sequence. Encoded proteins:
- the LOC126606481 gene encoding E3 ubiquitin-protein ligase AIRP2-like, whose amino-acid sequence is MWQAQACKSSYGESIKALEADIQHANTLAAALPGDYDGNCIQMRLSYSPFAPFFLYLIEWMDCRCTDILPNYLGLHHVLVYKDGMPSLSSKEQVATLREFYAVIYPYLRQLEGEFNELEDNNNKRSRCTDVLGRKRMEDRRKHSDKDLERDDECGICMENCTKMVLPNCGHSMCITCFHDWNARSKSCPFCRGSLKRVSSRDLWVLTSIGDVIDAVTLAKENLRRFYLYIENLPVVVPATPIVVYDYML
- the LOC126608113 gene encoding two-component response regulator ARR11-like isoform X2 produces the protein MESSFSSPRNDSFPAGLRVLVVDDDPTWLKILEKMLKKCSYEVTTCGLATEALCLLREKKNGYDIVISDVNMPDMDGFKLLEHVGLEMDLPVIMMSVDGETSRVMKGVQHGACDYLLKPIRMKELRNIWQHVFRRKIHEIKDIESHESLEGIQLIRSGSDQYDEGYFLSSDDLTSSRKRKDVDNKYDDKDFADCSSTKKARVVWSVDLHQKFVKAVHQIGFDIGPKKILDLMNVPWLTRENVASHLQKYRLYLGRLQKENDLTSSFGGMKRSNSPSKDAQGSFGLQNSISIQQNDLAHGSFRVSGNNLIAQCVDPKSHEGDAKGIVSEPVAEIKKGSNGNIPDSQKTRSLQMVDFNNSCVEPKNGVIGNVPDSQKIRISPLDFNNSYAETKKGLNGNIPDSQKIRTPQVRPSHSFTSVESEVNFTEFESTIRTKYSWNEIQLKKEQKPLIQLNSGFNKPPLSGPHNHFQVDRLQSIPSISPRPSIVEGDVTGPAKSKPSYSEYINNQGSQVSPTISTADSFPDQIKSCVVNHQVSETISSSTSNMKNQGFNLSSVTDLESAQRSLIVGSASPFASLDDDFQICWFQGDCYGMNLGLQNIEFPEYNDPALISEVPAHLYDALRFDYPCDVTHQNILS
- the LOC126608113 gene encoding two-component response regulator ARR11-like isoform X1 translates to MESSFSSPRNDSFPAGLRVLVVDDDPTWLKILEKMLKKCSYEVTTCGLATEALCLLREKKNGYDIVISDVNMPDMDGFKLLEHVGLEMDLPVIMMSVDGETSRVMKGVQHGACDYLLKPIRMKELRNIWQHVFRRKIHEIKDIESHESLEGIQLIRSGSDQYDEGYFLSSDDLTSSRKRKDVDNKYDDKDFADCSSTKKARVVWSVDLHQKFVKAVHQIGFDKVGPKKILDLMNVPWLTRENVASHLQKYRLYLGRLQKENDLTSSFGGMKRSNSPSKDAQGSFGLQNSISIQQNDLAHGSFRVSGNNLIAQCVDPKSHEGDAKGIVSEPVAEIKKGSNGNIPDSQKTRSLQMVDFNNSCVEPKNGVIGNVPDSQKIRISPLDFNNSYAETKKGLNGNIPDSQKIRTPQVRPSHSFTSVESEVNFTEFESTIRTKYSWNEIQLKKEQKPLIQLNSGFNKPPLSGPHNHFQVDRLQSIPSISPRPSIVEGDVTGPAKSKPSYSEYINNQGSQVSPTISTADSFPDQIKSCVVNHQVSETISSSTSNMKNQGFNLSSVTDLESAQRSLIVGSASPFASLDDDFQICWFQGDCYGMNLGLQNIEFPEYNDPALISEVPAHLYDALRFDYPCDVTHQNILS